One genomic segment of Hordeum vulgare subsp. vulgare chromosome 2H, MorexV3_pseudomolecules_assembly, whole genome shotgun sequence includes these proteins:
- the LOC123431159 gene encoding protein FLOWERING LOCUS T-like, whose protein sequence is MASRDPLIVGRIVGDVVDYFDMAAQLRVLYSNREITNGFELRPSQVENQPTVRITGRRGSLYTLVMVDPDVPSPTNPTQREYLHWLVTDIPDGGDMSRGTEVMAYEKPQPTAGIHRVAFVVFRQAARQAIYAPGWRSNFITRDLAECYGLGAPVAAAYFNCQREGSCGGRRYR, encoded by the exons ATGGCGTCGAGGGATCCGCTGATCGTGGGGAGGATCGTCGGCGACGTGGTCGATTACTTCGACATGGCGGCGCAGCTGAGGGTGCTGTACAGCAACCGCGAGATCACCAACGGGTTCGAGCTGAGGCCGTCGCAGGTGGAGAACCAGCCGACGGTGCGGATCACTGGACGCCGCGGGTCACTCTACACGCTC GTGATGGTCGACCCGGATGTACCCAGCCCAACCAACCCTACCCAACGGGAGTACCTCCATTG GTTGGTGACAGACATACCAGACGGAGGTGACATGAGCCGTG GAACTGAGGTGATGGCGTATGAGAAGCCGCAGCCGACGGCGGGGATCCACCGCGTGGCCTTCGTGGTGTTCCGGCAGGCGGCGCGGCAGGCCATCTACGCGCCAGGGTGGCGCTCCAACTTCATCACCAGAGACCTGGCCGAGTGCTACGGCCTCGGCGCTCCGGTGGCCGCCGCCTACTTCAACTGCCAGAGGGAGGGCAGCTGCGGTGGCCGGAGGTACAGGTGA